A portion of the Daphnia magna isolate NIES linkage group LG4, ASM2063170v1.1, whole genome shotgun sequence genome contains these proteins:
- the LOC116932457 gene encoding LOW QUALITY PROTEIN: uncharacterized protein LOC116932457 (The sequence of the model RefSeq protein was modified relative to this genomic sequence to represent the inferred CDS: deleted 1 base in 1 codon), with translation MFKNTIATCLINTNLATPVCEDYRELYKSRPQRSLLQEVHFLFDTQVEDEQLGIRLYSISYAWGTLRLAHRRPKIIKEDGKIVQKDATIYITYESGSRNPLTTYSQLSKDDPLPSGSKFEYIVDQTIRVQNTHICITETTHDYVFAAACSEESTRWILEKENSYLISQESEMCLTVGVDETLKLEKCALEGDTRKNQQWFFQTINTNPDVIENFPDVTLQDIQEVRLEQRRAITTTINSPILGGILKANHGSGNIIWDMIAWGLLKNGQYANGKCVTHHGLEQQLTMEDCDTDWTKCQEELKTFITSNDPLVQSQVSVGNCSRATTKGQAFEYTSDFTIRPFNTNACVKANTTMLILQECANTSSIWGTFEHTGQLMATDRTGLHSLASDRKCLTLKVGRLSLGHCHGSSRKQQFNFEYRNPHQIRTLSAAAIIALHTQQSLDGTQLPLIPPLHKRESKANNENLTTPTTQKSISSTASTTTTVKPTTKLSTTTIKTTIATTAIKTTVKSAPPTTRPTTTTKPTTTTTKPTTTTTKPTTTTTKPTTTTTKPTTTTTKPTTTTNKPTTTTTTPTTTTTKSTTTTTTPTTTTTKSTTTTTTPTTTTTKPTTTTNKPTTTTTTATTTTTEPTTTTTRPTTPSTEDTLQSTTTETTSTTQSSTTTIATTTTESISNSTTPLTTTEKIGLPQNIEEFGDKIKFDISKMHEQYKISIETEHENKLAKEIRDVYCQLSTIKKTQAVMLAQSNGILAASALGLPICTRLQGFGQAMTLQQCETKRIFISAKESKCGFQPFFTYEDKNCTIGVDGWSIHPYSDCFWKTHLVNLNGFHHTWEHNSTNGEWVKQKASIHMPNLDLITEFEELHLNDFDYSLKSHPAHETMEMEQLNILNDLVGLMQESNSKSVSDIVMSEKQNNQIGTMFSWFDTSKILILSIIGFIVFIISLRILIICDPFTRIMEKIRQARRLRRYGITTEEAHELTSMIPNSGTQPPEEIIEQPFTRMTAPTPLTMERPTQSRPAQPSAPKQRNIYPVITVKTQCNVMKQVIVKANQK, from the exons atgttcaagaacacaatcgcaacatgccttataaataccaaccttgccacaCCCGTGTGCGAAGACTACCGAGAgttgtacaaatccagaccacaacgttctcttcttcaagaagttcactttctcttcgacacccaagtcgaagacgaacaacttgggattcgtctctacagtatttcatacgcctggggaactctaagattggcacataggagaccaaagataatcaaggaagatggaaaaatcgtacaaaaggatgcaacaatatacattacttacgaatccggaagcagaaaccctttgacaacgtacagtcaactttcaaaggacgaccctcttCCATCAGGATCAAAATTCgagtacattgtcgaccaaacgatacgcgtacaaaatactcatatctgcatcacggagacaacacacgattacgtatttgctgcagcctgttcagaggaatcaacgagatggattctagaaaaagaaaacagctacctaatttcccaagaatccgaaatgtgtcttaccgtaggggtcgacgaaaccttaaaattggaaaagtgtgctttggaaggagataccaggaaaaaccagcagtggttctttcaaacaataaataccaatccggatgttatagaaaattttcccgacgtaacattgcaggatattcaagaagtccgattagaacaacgaagagcaattacaaccacaatcaactcacccatacttggcggtatcttgaaagcaaatcacggcagcggaaacatcatctgggacatgatcgcctggggattgttgaaGAACGGACAATATGCAAACggaaaatgtgtcacacatcatgggcttgaacaacaactaaccatggaagattgtgacacagattggacaaaatgtcaagaagaactaaaaacatttatcacaagtaacgatcccctggtgcaatcacaagtatccgtaggaaactgcagtagAGCCACTaccaaaggccaagctttcgagtatacgtctgatttcaccattagaccgttcaacactaacgcttgcgtcaaggcaaacacaacaatgcttattctacaggaatgcgccaacaccagttcaatttggggcactttcgaacacacaggacagctcatggcaacagacagaactggcctacattcactggcgtcagacagaaaatgtctcacactaaaagtaggacgtctgagtttagggcattgccacggttcaagtagaaaacaacagtttaacttcgaatatcgaaacccgcaccaaatacggacgctttcagcagcagccattatagcgcttcacactcaacaatcattggacggaacacaactcccacttataccccctcttcacaaaagagaaagtaaagcaaacaacgaaaacttaaccacgcccaccacacaaaaatctatttcatctactgcaagcaccacaacgacagtaaaaccaactacaaaattaagcacaaccacaattaaaacaacaatagcaacaacagccataaaaacgaccgttaaaagcgcaccaccgacaactaggcctacaacaactactaagcctacgaccaccacaactaagcctacgaccaccacaactaagcctacgactaccacaactaagcctacgactaccacaaccaagcctacaactacaacaacaaagcctacaactacaacaaataagcctactactacaactactacgcctacaactacaacaacaaagtctacgactacaactactacgcctacaactacaacaacaaagtctacgactacaactactacgcctacaactacgacaacaaagcctacaactacaacaaataagcctacaactacaactaccacagctacaactacaactactgagccaacgactacaaccactaggcctacaactccaAGTACTGAAGATACATTGCaatcaactacaactgaaaccacgtccactacacaatcatcaacgacaactatagcgacaacaacaactgaatcaataagcaattcaacaacacctctcacaacaactgaaaaaata ggtctaccccaaaatatagaagaattcggtgacaaaattaaattcgatatttcaaaaatgcatgagcaatataaaataagtatagaaacagaacacgaaaacaaacttgcaaaagaaattcgcgacgtatattgtcaactatcaacgataaagaaaactcaagcggtgatgttagctcaaagtaacggaattcttgccGCTTCAGCGCTcggattacccatctgtacgagactacaaggcttcggacaagcgatgacgctccaacaatgtgaaaccaaacggattttcatctctgcaaaagaatcgaaatgtggatttcaaccattctttacctatgaagacAAAAACTGCACTATcggagtagatggatggtccatacatccatattccgattgcttttggaaaactcatttggtgaatttaaatggattccatcacacctgggaacacaattcaacaaatggagaatgggtaaaacaaaaagcaagcattcacatgccgaacttagacctcATCACAGAATTCGAAGAGTTGCACCTGAATGAT TTCGACTACAGtctgaagagccatccagcgcatgaaacaatggaaatggaacaattaaatatcctaaacgatctagtaggcctaatgcaggaatcaaattcaaaatctgtttctgacatagtgatgtcagaaaaacaaaataatcagataggaaccatgttctcatggttcgacacatcaaaaattcttatcctatctatcataggattcattgtattcatcatatccctacgcatattgatcatttgtgacccttttacaagaatcatggaaaaaattcgacaagctagaagattaagacgataTGGAATAACTACGGAAGAAGCgcacgaattaacttcaatgatcccAAATTCAGGCACTCAACCAccggaagaaataatagagcaaccgttcactaggatgacggctcctacacctcttaccatggaaagacccacacaatcacgcccggctcaaccaagcgcaccgaaacaacgtaatatttatcctgtcat aacAGTGAAGACGCAGTGCAACGTAATGAAGCAAGTGATAGTGAAAGCCAACCAGAAATAA
- the LOC123471081 gene encoding uncharacterized protein LOC123471081 yields the protein MTLEGYQWQYKISIETEHENILAKEIRDVYCQLSTIKKTQAVILAQSNGILAASALGLPICTRLQGFGQAMTLHQCETNRIFISTKESKCGFQPFFTYEDKNCTIGVDGWSIHPYSDSFWNTHLVNLNGFHHTWEHNSTDGEWVKQKENIHMPNLDLITEFEELHLNDFDCSLKSHPAHETMEMDQLNILNDLVGLMQESNSESVSDIVMSEKQDNQIGTMFSWFDTLKILILSIIGFIIFIVYLRIFIILKKNNEETLVMEQNSEDAVQHNEASGSESQPETNYIVIESDMETESETQRDGLFGDYGFLSTNVQI from the exons atgacGCTTGaaggttaccaatgg caatataaaataagtatagaaacagaacacgaaaacatacttgcaaaagaaatccgcgatgtatattgtcaactttcaacgataaagaaaactcaagccGTGATTctagctcaaagtaacggaattcttgctgcttcagcACTTGGgttacccatctgtacgagactgcaaggcttcggacaagcgatgacaCTTCATCAATGTGAAACAAACCGGATTTTCATCTCTACAAAAGAATCtaaatgtggatttcaaccattctttacctatgaagataaaaactgcacaattggagtagatggatggtctatacatccatattccgattCCTTTTGGAACactcatttggtaaatttaaatggattccatcacacctgggaacataattcaacagatggagaatgggtaaaacaaaaagaaaacattcacatgccgaacttagaccttatCACAGAGTTCGAAGAGTTACACTTAAATGATTTCGACTGCAgtttgaagagccatccagcgcacgaaacaatggaaatggatcaattgaatatcctaaacgacttagtaggcctaatgcaggaatcTAATTCAGAATCagtttctgacatagtgatgtcagaaaaacaggataatcagataggaaccatgttttcatggttcgacacattgaaaattcttatcctatctattatcggattcattATATTCATCGTATACCTACGCATATTCatcattt tgaagaaaaacaacgaagaaacCTTAGTGATGGAACAGAACAGTGAAGACGCAGTGCAACATAATGAAGCAAGTGGAAGTGAAAGTCAACCAGAAACGAACTACATAGTGATCGAAAGTGACATGGAAACAGAAAGTGAAACACAACGAGATGGACTTTTCGGGGATTATGGttttttatccaccaacgttcAAATTTAA